One window from the genome of Verrucomicrobiia bacterium encodes:
- a CDS encoding glycosyltransferase family 4 protein, whose translation MKVLIDHQNPFLLMHGGLQIQIEQTKAALDAIGVDTEFLRWWDPSQRADVIHFYGRPSGAYIDFAHQKGIKIVMLHLLTGLGSRAAWKRRVQKIVTSAGIKALPGLAAAYKWDAYRSADALIANTAWEKYLMHDNFGVPLEKIHIVPNGVEEVFLRSAPVERGEWLVCTATIAGRKRVLELAQAAATAQTPLWIIGKPYGENDPYAQQFLTFAKQNPKFIRYEGPVSDRGALAKIYRAARGFVLLSTMETRSLSSEEAAACECPLFLSDLPWARDVFHEQAAYCPADSSPAQIAPLLKKFYDEAPSRPKPAKPKSWTEVAHEFRAVYESVLR comes from the coding sequence ATGAAGGTTCTCATAGACCATCAGAACCCGTTTCTGCTGATGCACGGCGGCCTGCAAATCCAGATCGAGCAGACCAAAGCCGCCCTCGACGCCATCGGCGTTGACACTGAATTTTTGCGCTGGTGGGATCCTTCCCAACGCGCCGACGTCATCCATTTTTACGGACGCCCCAGCGGCGCCTATATAGATTTCGCCCATCAAAAAGGCATCAAGATCGTGATGCTACATCTCCTCACCGGCCTTGGATCGCGCGCCGCGTGGAAGCGGCGTGTGCAAAAAATCGTCACCAGCGCCGGCATCAAAGCGTTGCCCGGCCTCGCCGCCGCTTATAAATGGGATGCCTATCGCTCAGCCGACGCGTTGATCGCTAATACCGCGTGGGAAAAATATTTGATGCACGATAATTTCGGCGTGCCGCTGGAAAAAATCCACATCGTGCCCAACGGCGTCGAGGAAGTTTTTCTGCGTAGCGCCCCCGTCGAGCGCGGCGAATGGCTCGTATGCACTGCCACCATCGCTGGACGCAAACGCGTGCTCGAACTCGCCCAAGCCGCCGCCACCGCGCAAACTCCGCTCTGGATCATCGGCAAACCCTACGGCGAAAATGATCCTTACGCACAACAATTCCTTACCTTCGCCAAACAGAATCCAAAATTCATCCGTTACGAAGGCCCCGTCAGCGACCGCGGCGCGCTCGCAAAAATTTATCGCGCCGCCCGCGGCTTCGTTCTTTTGAGCACGATGGAAACGCGCAGCCTCTCTTCCGAGGAAGCCGCCGCTTGTGAGTGCCCGTTGTTCCTGAGCGACCTCCCCTGGGCTCGCGATGTCTTCCACGAACAGGCCGCGTATTGCCCGGCGGATTCCTCACCCGCCCAGATCGCTCCGCTGCTGAAGAAATTTTACGACGAAGCTCCGTCACGTCCGAAACCGGCTAAGCCCAAATCCTGGACCGAAGTCGCCCACGAATTTCGCGCGGTGTATGAATCCGTGCTCCGCTAA
- a CDS encoding pitrilysin family protein, producing MFESSSRLTSRGRRWLVVAGLLQAAFLLPLHAQKVPVTEKILSNGMKLLLVERHDEPSLAGGWVAHVGSSNEREGITGIAHLFEHMMFKGTETIGTTDYKKDLEILAEQEQVRDQMRVEEAKMRAEYRRGEIDDLMKPENKTPRWNELNKKFNELVQEERKVLVKNEFDQIYSANGASGMNAFTMEDMTAYFVSVPANKLELWMWMESERIRKPIFREFYAERDVVFEERRMRTDSTPLGKFEEEANSMTWESASYHWPVIGWPSDISSISKAQADEFYSIYYSPQNITLILVGDFKTDEAVQLAEKYFERIPAGRKNPPDVITIEVKQLAEKRMYAEAEANPQVDIEWHAVPFGHKDEPALRVLAQLLSTRTGRLYKGLVLGSKVATSVEAGPDAKKWAGLFDISGEAAEGKTPEDVEHGIYDELDKLKQTPVPPEELQKVKNEFAAGEYRKLSGNMAILYQLIHSEGEGDWREINDEGPKIQAVTAEDVQRVVKKYFTKENRVVSIFTRKAGAAKEEEAK from the coding sequence ATGTTTGAAAGCTCTTCCCGACTCACATCACGCGGCAGGCGCTGGCTGGTTGTCGCCGGCCTGCTTCAAGCGGCTTTTCTTTTGCCGCTGCACGCGCAAAAAGTTCCGGTCACGGAAAAAATTCTCTCGAACGGCATGAAGCTGTTGCTGGTCGAGCGGCATGACGAACCTTCGCTGGCGGGCGGCTGGGTGGCGCATGTGGGTTCGTCGAACGAGCGCGAAGGCATCACAGGCATTGCGCATTTGTTCGAGCATATGATGTTCAAGGGGACGGAAACCATCGGCACGACGGATTATAAAAAGGACCTGGAAATTCTTGCCGAACAGGAACAGGTGCGGGACCAGATGCGCGTGGAGGAAGCAAAGATGCGCGCGGAGTATCGCCGGGGCGAGATTGACGATTTGATGAAGCCGGAAAATAAGACGCCGCGCTGGAATGAGCTTAATAAAAAGTTCAATGAACTGGTGCAGGAGGAGCGCAAGGTTTTGGTCAAAAATGAATTCGACCAAATTTACAGCGCGAATGGAGCTTCGGGCATGAACGCCTTCACGATGGAAGACATGACGGCGTATTTCGTGAGCGTGCCGGCGAACAAGCTTGAGCTTTGGATGTGGATGGAGTCGGAGCGCATTCGCAAGCCGATTTTCCGCGAATTTTACGCGGAGCGCGACGTGGTGTTTGAAGAGCGCCGCATGCGCACGGATTCAACGCCGCTGGGAAAATTTGAAGAGGAAGCCAATTCGATGACATGGGAATCGGCATCGTATCATTGGCCGGTGATCGGGTGGCCGTCGGATATTTCATCCATCTCGAAGGCGCAGGCGGACGAGTTTTATTCCATTTATTATTCGCCGCAAAATATCACGCTGATTTTGGTGGGAGATTTTAAGACTGACGAAGCGGTTCAACTGGCGGAGAAATATTTCGAGCGCATTCCAGCGGGACGGAAGAATCCGCCGGATGTGATCACGATCGAGGTGAAGCAACTTGCGGAGAAGCGCATGTATGCCGAGGCCGAGGCGAATCCACAAGTGGATATAGAATGGCATGCGGTTCCTTTCGGACACAAGGATGAGCCGGCCTTGCGGGTGCTGGCGCAGTTGCTTTCGACGCGGACGGGGCGGCTTTATAAGGGGCTGGTGCTGGGCTCAAAAGTGGCGACTTCGGTGGAAGCCGGACCGGACGCGAAGAAATGGGCGGGACTTTTTGATATCAGCGGTGAAGCCGCGGAAGGCAAAACACCTGAGGACGTGGAACACGGGATTTATGACGAACTGGACAAATTGAAACAGACTCCGGTGCCGCCGGAGGAATTGCAGAAGGTGAAGAACGAATTCGCGGCAGGTGAATACCGAAAGCTGTCGGGTAACATGGCCATTCTCTACCAGTTGATCCATAGCGAGGGCGAGGGCGATTGGCGGGAGATAAATGACGAGGGGCCGAAAATCCAGGCGGTGACGGCGGAAGACGTGCAGCGGGTGGTGAAAAAATATTTTACGAAAGAAAATCGAGTGGTGAGCATTTTCACAAGAAAAGCGGGCGCGGCAAAAGAGGAGGAAGCGAAATGA
- a CDS encoding glycosyltransferase family 4 protein, producing the protein MKIALVTTDNREHFHSYAETVPHFGAAPEALMQGFAGLRDLEMHVVSCTQKPMKSPEKLADNIFFHSLYVPKIGWMRTSYQGCVRAVRRKLKAIKPDLVHGQGTERECSISTVFSKFPNVVTIHGNMAELARLFKAPLASFGWLAAQLENVTLKRAGGVFCNSAYTESLVAPRAAKTWRVANPIREYFFDAPRRAARTDKCVVINVGVVTERKRQMDLLQVARRLHEQGLNIEFQFVGSAHPKNEYAVKFLEQIREAETAGYAKYLGTKSTAELVAMFDEAHGLVHFPNEEAFGLVVAEALARELAFFGARLGGIIDISEGIPGAKLFDGEDWDGLTAGMAEWVRKGFPKSSGALETMKERYHPKVIAQRHVEIYREVLGRSA; encoded by the coding sequence ATGAAGATTGCCCTGGTGACGACCGACAATCGCGAACATTTTCACAGTTATGCGGAAACGGTTCCGCATTTTGGCGCGGCGCCCGAAGCTCTGATGCAGGGTTTTGCGGGGCTGCGCGATTTGGAAATGCACGTGGTTTCCTGCACGCAGAAGCCGATGAAGTCGCCGGAGAAACTTGCGGACAACATTTTTTTTCACAGTTTATACGTGCCAAAAATCGGATGGATGCGGACGTCGTATCAGGGTTGCGTTCGCGCGGTGCGCCGCAAATTGAAAGCCATCAAGCCGGACCTTGTGCACGGTCAGGGGACGGAGCGCGAATGTTCCATCAGCACGGTTTTCTCAAAGTTCCCGAACGTGGTGACGATTCACGGCAATATGGCGGAACTGGCGCGGCTGTTCAAAGCGCCGCTGGCGAGCTTCGGCTGGCTGGCCGCACAACTGGAGAATGTGACGTTAAAACGCGCAGGCGGGGTGTTCTGCAATTCCGCTTACACTGAAAGCCTTGTAGCGCCGCGCGCCGCAAAAACGTGGCGGGTGGCAAATCCCATCCGCGAATATTTTTTTGACGCGCCGCGCCGCGCCGCGCGAACGGACAAGTGCGTGGTTATCAATGTGGGCGTGGTGACGGAACGCAAACGGCAGATGGACTTGCTACAGGTGGCGCGGCGATTGCATGAACAGGGGCTCAATATTGAATTCCAATTCGTGGGCAGCGCGCATCCGAAGAACGAGTATGCGGTCAAGTTTTTGGAACAGATTCGTGAGGCGGAAACGGCGGGTTATGCGAAATATCTCGGCACAAAATCCACTGCGGAACTGGTCGCGATGTTCGACGAAGCGCACGGGCTCGTGCATTTCCCCAATGAAGAGGCGTTTGGCCTGGTCGTCGCGGAGGCGCTGGCGCGGGAGTTGGCATTTTTCGGCGCGCGGCTGGGGGGAATCATTGATATCAGCGAAGGAATTCCCGGCGCGAAATTATTTGACGGCGAGGATTGGGATGGTTTGACGGCGGGCATGGCCGAATGGGTGCGAAAAGGTTTTCCCAAATCGAGCGGCGCGCTGGAAACGATGAAGGAGCGTTATCATCCCAAGGTCATCGCGCAACGGCATGTGGAAATTTATCGTGAAGTGCTGGGGCGCAGCGCGTGA
- a CDS encoding c-type cytochrome domain-containing protein, with product MRKLVLTMALAGLAGAVISARAAVDFEKDIAPIFQDACLKCHGPDKQKGELRLDSKAAAFKGGKEGVILIPGYADKSDLYRRITLPEGDDDVMPSKGDLLTKKQTDLIRDWINEGANWPETIIAKAAEATAEVSPYASLTPVKASPDETAAMAKVEAMGVMVRPLATNLTWREISFRGRGTNVTDANLVVLKSIPSLVGLNLSGTKVSDAGLQNIGGLTNLVTLHLEQTQIGDAGLAHLKRLSHLVYLNLYATSVTDAGMESLKGLANLRHIYLWQTKVTDKGALELQKALPKLDISRGWENEPAAQAAQTKAVETKEAKK from the coding sequence ATGCGAAAATTAGTTTTAACAATGGCGTTGGCAGGATTGGCGGGCGCGGTGATTTCGGCGCGAGCAGCGGTTGATTTTGAAAAGGACATCGCGCCGATTTTCCAGGACGCGTGCCTCAAGTGCCACGGGCCGGACAAGCAAAAGGGCGAATTGCGGCTGGACTCGAAGGCGGCGGCGTTCAAGGGTGGCAAGGAGGGCGTGATACTCATTCCGGGATACGCGGACAAGAGCGATTTGTATCGGCGCATCACTTTGCCGGAAGGTGATGACGACGTGATGCCGAGCAAGGGCGATTTGCTGACGAAGAAACAAACCGACCTCATACGCGATTGGATCAATGAGGGCGCGAATTGGCCGGAGACGATCATCGCGAAGGCGGCCGAGGCGACGGCGGAAGTTTCTCCTTACGCGAGTTTGACGCCGGTGAAGGCATCGCCGGACGAAACGGCGGCGATGGCGAAAGTCGAGGCGATGGGAGTGATGGTGCGTCCGCTGGCGACGAACCTGACGTGGCGGGAAATAAGTTTTCGCGGACGCGGGACGAACGTGACGGATGCGAATCTTGTGGTTTTGAAAAGCATTCCGAGTTTGGTGGGGTTGAATCTTTCGGGGACGAAAGTGTCTGATGCGGGTTTGCAGAATATCGGCGGGCTCACGAATTTAGTGACACTGCATTTGGAGCAAACGCAGATTGGCGATGCGGGACTCGCGCATCTGAAGAGACTGTCGCATTTGGTTTATCTGAATCTGTATGCGACGAGCGTCACGGATGCAGGAATGGAATCGCTCAAGGGGCTGGCGAATCTGCGGCATATTTATTTGTGGCAGACAAAGGTGACTGACAAGGGCGCGCTGGAATTGCAAAAGGCGCTGCCGAAGCTGGACATTTCGCGCGGCTGGGAAAATGAACCGGCGGCTCAGGCAGCGCAGACAAAGGCCGTTGAAACCAAGGAAGCGAAAAAGTAA
- a CDS encoding glycosyltransferase family 4 protein translates to MPERKKIALCLEYPIAFRGGVSVLVETLLEGLHENYDLILVSPDKVEDVQKHPLAKIISAQIIWNPREVSPRNSRALAENLSRHGCQLAHFHSGGNYGWGNRFPGHSPIPFVNKLGIPVFSTTHLVVSLLFGYCGPQKPLWFKLAMLPLAWAGKMQFLANVQREIAVSQHDLKKLQKWYAPVRRKFSQIYHSRLRAQSQPPEPPAREPIILNVGHIAWRKGQPVLVEAFAEIAAQFPEWKLWLTGDVLEESAAEKIREISKRPGLSDRIVLLGARTDAMELMRRAGVYAQPSNEEALGLALQEALFVGCPAIGTRVGGIPELIEHERTGLLVNKGDAGGMARALARLMSNPGLRAEYGRRGAASILDKGMTVEQMVARHVELYEKAFRRS, encoded by the coding sequence ATGCCCGAGAGAAAAAAAATTGCCCTGTGCCTCGAATACCCGATCGCGTTCCGCGGCGGGGTGAGCGTGCTGGTGGAAACTTTATTGGAGGGGTTGCATGAAAATTATGACCTCATACTTGTTTCGCCCGACAAGGTGGAAGATGTGCAAAAACATCCGCTGGCAAAAATAATTTCCGCTCAAATTATATGGAATCCAAGGGAGGTTTCGCCGCGAAACTCGCGAGCCCTTGCCGAGAACTTGTCGCGACATGGATGCCAGCTTGCGCATTTCCATTCGGGTGGCAATTACGGCTGGGGCAACCGTTTTCCCGGACATAGCCCAATTCCTTTCGTAAACAAATTGGGCATACCGGTTTTTTCGACGACGCATCTGGTGGTAAGCTTGCTCTTCGGTTATTGCGGGCCGCAAAAACCGCTGTGGTTCAAGCTCGCCATGCTGCCGCTGGCGTGGGCGGGCAAGATGCAATTTCTCGCGAACGTGCAACGGGAGATCGCGGTATCGCAGCATGACTTGAAAAAGTTGCAAAAGTGGTACGCGCCGGTGCGCAGAAAATTTTCGCAGATATATCATTCGCGTTTGCGGGCACAATCGCAGCCACCTGAGCCGCCGGCGCGCGAGCCGATTATTTTAAATGTGGGACACATTGCCTGGCGCAAAGGGCAACCGGTTTTGGTGGAAGCGTTCGCAGAAATTGCGGCACAATTTCCTGAATGGAAACTGTGGCTCACGGGGGATGTGCTGGAAGAATCTGCGGCGGAAAAAATCCGGGAGATTTCCAAAAGACCGGGATTGTCGGACCGCATCGTATTGCTGGGCGCACGCACAGACGCGATGGAGTTGATGCGCCGCGCCGGCGTTTACGCGCAGCCTTCAAATGAGGAAGCGCTGGGGCTGGCGTTGCAGGAGGCTTTGTTCGTGGGTTGCCCGGCGATCGGCACGCGCGTGGGCGGCATTCCTGAATTGATTGAGCATGAACGGACGGGGTTGTTGGTGAATAAAGGCGACGCTGGCGGCATGGCGCGCGCGCTGGCGCGGCTGATGTCGAATCCGGGACTGCGCGCGGAATATGGCAGGCGCGGGGCGGCGTCTATTTTGGACAAGGGCATGACGGTGGAACAAATGGTGGCACGCCATGTTGAGTTGTACGAAAAAGCATTTCGACGTTCGTAG
- a CDS encoding pitrilysin family protein: protein MRTLRFTSILAAAMAMVTLISQAQSPSQDGIVRRPEELKYPPLVYEPPSPSFYRVELKSGPIAYVVPDRTLPLVNISVLVRVGTYLEPAGKEGLAGLTGYLLVRGGTKAKSAEELEERLAFLAAQLNSGVGETQGSVNLNLLTKDLDEGLGLLRDVLTTPRFQDDKIALRKQQILLDMKQRNDDSEGIEGREYGFLANGDDFFENHYSTEASINSITREDIEAFHKKWFHPDNFILAVSGDFDRAEMTKKLETLFADWPFKGEKPGPIPTNTVLASPGVYIVDKDVNQGRVSILLPGIMRQDPDYYAVQVMNDILGGGGFTSRIMSSVRSDEGLAYSAYSSFPGGIYSPSRFTAGYQSKSRTVTYAASIVLQQMKKLAEAPPSDLELNTSKHGYIDRFPHNFATKAQVASIFAQDEFTGRYARDPEYFRNYRRHIEAVTKDDVERVAKKYLTPDKAVILIVGNKADISMKLPDHPMTLQELTSGPVKELPLRDPMTMKPMATPAK, encoded by the coding sequence ATGAGAACCTTGCGTTTTACTTCCATTTTGGCGGCGGCGATGGCGATGGTCACATTGATTTCGCAGGCACAATCGCCCAGTCAGGACGGCATCGTGCGTCGGCCGGAGGAATTGAAATATCCACCGCTGGTTTATGAGCCGCCTTCGCCATCGTTCTATCGCGTTGAATTAAAAAGCGGCCCGATCGCGTACGTGGTGCCCGACCGCACGCTGCCGCTGGTGAACATTTCTGTGCTGGTGCGCGTGGGCACTTATCTTGAGCCGGCCGGCAAGGAAGGACTGGCCGGGTTGACGGGTTACCTGCTGGTGCGCGGCGGGACGAAGGCGAAGTCGGCGGAGGAGTTGGAGGAGCGGCTTGCGTTTCTGGCGGCGCAGTTGAACTCAGGCGTAGGCGAAACGCAGGGGTCGGTGAATTTGAATTTGCTCACCAAGGACCTGGATGAGGGGCTGGGTCTGTTGCGCGACGTGCTGACGACGCCGCGGTTTCAGGATGACAAAATCGCGCTGCGCAAACAGCAGATTTTGCTGGACATGAAACAGCGCAATGACGATTCGGAAGGCATCGAAGGGCGCGAATATGGATTCCTGGCGAATGGCGACGACTTCTTTGAGAACCATTATTCGACCGAGGCCTCGATCAACAGCATCACGCGCGAAGACATCGAAGCGTTTCACAAAAAATGGTTTCATCCCGACAATTTTATTTTGGCGGTGAGCGGTGATTTTGACCGCGCCGAGATGACCAAAAAACTGGAAACGCTGTTTGCGGATTGGCCGTTCAAGGGCGAGAAGCCGGGACCGATTCCGACGAACACGGTGCTGGCATCGCCTGGGGTATATATTGTGGATAAAGACGTGAACCAGGGGCGCGTGTCCATTCTTTTGCCGGGCATCATGCGGCAAGACCCGGATTATTACGCGGTGCAGGTGATGAATGATATTCTTGGCGGCGGCGGATTCACTTCGCGCATCATGAGCAGCGTGCGTTCGGACGAAGGGCTGGCGTATTCGGCTTATTCGAGTTTTCCCGGCGGCATTTATTCTCCGTCGCGGTTCACGGCGGGTTATCAGTCCAAGTCGCGCACGGTGACTTATGCGGCCTCGATCGTATTGCAGCAGATGAAAAAACTGGCGGAAGCGCCGCCGAGCGATCTGGAATTGAACACCTCCAAGCACGGTTACATTGACCGGTTTCCGCATAACTTCGCGACGAAGGCGCAAGTGGCTTCGATTTTCGCGCAGGACGAATTCACCGGCCGTTACGCGCGTGACCCGGAATATTTCCGCAATTATCGCCGGCACATCGAGGCGGTCACGAAAGATGACGTGGAACGCGTGGCGAAAAAATACCTGACGCCGGACAAGGCGGTGATTTTGATTGTGGGCAACAAGGCCGACATTTCCATGAAGCTGCCGGATCATCCGATGACGCTGCAGGAGTTGACGAGCGGGCCGGTGAAGGAATTGCCGTTGCGCGATCCGATGACGATGAAGCCGATGGCGACGCCGGCAAAATAA
- a CDS encoding PQQ-binding-like beta-propeller repeat protein: protein MRSGNRNTLYIFVLASVLVALASRADDIPSQIWEAFIGQEVDSSPAIASDGTIYVSASGYIGFSDMSGGKLAAFTHSGKRKWMFKTSSDIKSSPAIGDDGTIYFGSRDRRLYALNPAGEKKWSFETGSWVDASAAIAKDGTIYFGGWDTNFYALNPDGTKKWMLATGGPIESSAAIAKDGTIYFGSHDRIFYALNPDGSTRWKFPTGGAILSSPALDVAGNIYFTSTDGNLYALNPDGSKKWSLWTGGIETPSPVLDGDGNIYLGVNNMFWGISSTGKKKWDFGHPTIYGAATIAADGMIFFCGINEGAGVLYGFTPDGINKSYISLNGEAKSSPVISEDGTIYVGAYYFHALKQNIKPAKTGWPKFRGGPKQTGRADLD from the coding sequence ATGAGATCAGGGAATCGAAATACCCTTTACATATTTGTTCTTGCGTCGGTTCTGGTCGCGCTCGCGTCTCGGGCAGACGACATTCCCTCGCAAATTTGGGAAGCCTTCATCGGGCAGGAAGTGGACTCCTCCCCCGCCATTGCGAGCGACGGAACGATTTACGTCTCGGCCAGTGGTTACATCGGCTTTTCCGATATGTCGGGTGGCAAACTCGCCGCCTTCACGCACTCAGGCAAAAGAAAATGGATGTTCAAAACCAGTTCCGACATCAAGTCCTCGCCCGCGATTGGTGACGATGGCACAATTTATTTTGGCAGCCGCGACCGCCGGTTGTACGCGCTGAATCCCGCTGGCGAAAAAAAATGGTCGTTTGAAACCGGCTCATGGGTTGACGCCTCGGCTGCCATCGCCAAGGACGGCACCATTTATTTCGGCGGTTGGGATACGAACTTCTACGCGTTGAATCCCGACGGAACCAAAAAATGGATGCTTGCGACTGGCGGTCCCATCGAGTCCTCCGCCGCTATCGCCAAAGATGGCACGATTTATTTTGGATCGCACGACCGGATTTTCTACGCGCTGAATCCCGATGGCAGCACGCGATGGAAATTCCCTACCGGCGGCGCAATCCTTTCATCACCCGCCTTGGACGTCGCCGGAAATATTTATTTCACCTCGACGGACGGAAATCTTTACGCACTGAATCCCGATGGTTCCAAAAAGTGGAGCTTGTGGACGGGTGGAATCGAAACCCCTTCCCCAGTTCTCGATGGCGACGGAAATATTTACCTCGGTGTAAATAATATGTTTTGGGGAATCAGCAGCACCGGTAAAAAGAAATGGGACTTCGGCCATCCCACGATTTATGGCGCCGCCACGATTGCCGCCGATGGAATGATTTTTTTCTGTGGTATAAACGAGGGCGCCGGAGTCCTGTATGGTTTCACTCCCGACGGAATCAATAAAAGCTATATCAGCCTGAATGGCGAAGCAAAAAGTTCCCCCGTGATTTCTGAAGACGGCACTATTTATGTCGGCGCTTATTATTTCCACGCGCTCAAACAAAATATAAAACCCGCCAAAACCGGCTGGCCAAAATTTCGCGGTGGCCCCAAACAAACCGGACGCGCCGACCTGGATTAG